In Rhodamnia argentea isolate NSW1041297 chromosome 11, ASM2092103v1, whole genome shotgun sequence, one genomic interval encodes:
- the LOC115731927 gene encoding jacalin-related lectin 4-like, whose protein sequence is MNELVEILECKKRYENHGHLVVPIFLHVKPEDISKLTSGSEFAQGFERLCGKERDDGQLQKWRDALTETKHLSGVDLRNDAGEDEATLVDIIVEYLVEKIREARLLYFARNAIGVELVVGEVISLIRTGQEEDVRIIGICGVEGIGKTIAAGVICERIRRDFECFVFLDKIGEADRNSLLGLQKKLLYNLIKAEGLRMHDDIQTNINEINSNMCMKRILLVLDNVTRKEQLDYFGAGERELVCPGSRILITTRDQNLLKELRVDDKYIIRGLDPNGALRLFCRHAIKREEPQEGHEELCKNLAHYAGGHPFSLKKLGSSLYGKPKHEWHKKLEELKRCPYLDSLFRSFGPVGPYGGQGGDAFDDGTRTGVRQIRLYGQTVIDSITIDYDQNGCLLRSFQHGGHFRDNERLVRLDHPSEYLISVSGHIDDYGGHDVVRSLKLHSNKKTYGPFGSEIGLPFDLSHSGGRIVGFHGKCGSHLHSIGAHFGPISHMYPFEVVGPFGGDSGVDIWDDGKHTDVRQIILGFDSAIKSISILYDEHGHLVGPFSHGPSGGGKTYTIKLDHPNEYLTSISGYTEEVSGLIILQSLTIHTNRRDHGPIGTANKGRHFSFPYTGGKIVGFHGTCDGPRLESIGAFYEPIPHTYPVKVFGPFGGEGQKSWDLVDLKGIDVQYADFIKSITFEVDVAASTEPETSYGGNGGKNSFKVKLRNGEYITSFAGYLKNANDRGTLINSLTFQTNKRILGPIGSEEGVYFSLPSEAGKVIGFFGTSDDFLESIGAQIELYSNKLYPFESVGLFESSDAPSWDDGNMHTNVRTIIVEFEPSKMSFIRSITFQYEEENRELRQSKTHGGIDGNKFHTVRSVGIHTIKIHDPDEYLTSISGYLYEYVPHSGIRSLTFQTNKKTIGPIGDQMGLHDGRCDWGFHLYSPATGGKIVGFFGWSGEYLEAIGAYFEPISNLYPIKSIGPFGGLGGCAGDDGKFNGVREIVVMHDDVIRYIMFVYDKHGEQFCSVMHGSHTTKDKAKVTRVILDYPREYLTCISGYKREDGDDDVDNTIVQSLTFHSNRGRHGPFGKEMGNYFWYPSTGSRIIGFYGTCGMTLNAIGAYAEPMPHLYPFKTIGPFEGSGGGRTQWDDGVHTDVRAFHISFGDAIRSIMIMYDNNGSIVPCSQHGQGDGPLDTWVNLDYPKERLVSISGCMNGNRNTPQAQIIIHNLSIHTTKTTYGPFGSKDSLGRSTGFRIPPASNGGRIVGFFGSAGSHLNSIGARLESY, encoded by the exons GGATGAAGCGACACTCGTGGACATAATAGTAGAGTACCTTGTCGAGAAAATCCGTGAAGCACGGCTACTCTACTTTGCGAGAAACGCAATTGGAGTGGAATTGGTGGTAGGCGAGGTGATTTCTTTAATCAGAACGGGCCAAGAGGAGGACGTGCGCATCATAGGTATATGTGGAGTAGAAGGAATAGGCAAGACAATCGCGGCCGGGGTCATTTGCGAGCGCATTCGTCGCGATTTCGAGTGTTTCGTCTTTCTTGATAAAATCGGAGAAGCAGATCGCAACAGTCTATTGGGCCTACAAAAGAAGCTGCTCTATAATCTCATAAAGGCGGAAGGATTGAGGATGCATGACGATATTCAGACCAACATCAACGAGATAAATAGTAACATGTGCATGAAAAGGATACTCCTTGTTCTCGATAATGTCACCAGGAAAGAACAACTTGACTACTTCGGGGCCGGAGAGCGAGAGCTGGTGTGTCCTGGGAGCAGAATTTTGATCACAACCAGAGACCAAAACTTGCTGAAAGAACTCAGAGTAGACGACAAGTACATCATCAGAGGATTGGACCCGAACGGAGCGCTTCGTCTCTTCTGTCGTCATGCCATAAAGAGAGAAGAACCTCAAGAAGGCCATGAGGAGTTGTGCAAAAATCTAGCTCATTATGCAGGAGGTCATCCATTCTCTCTTAAAAAGTTGGGCTCTTCCCTATACGGCAAGCCCAAACATGAAtggcataaaaaattagaggaGTTGAAGAGATGCCCTTATCTCGATTCGCTCTTCCGTTCGTTCGGGCCAGTTGGGCCATATGGAGGTCAAGGCGGCGATGCTTTTGATGATGGGACGCGTACTGGTGTGCGGCAAATTAGGCTGTATGGACAGACAGTTATTGATTCCATCACCATCGATTATGACCAGAACGGGTGTTTGCTGAGATCCTTCCAGCACGGTGGACATTTCCGTGACAATGAAAGG CTGGTAAGATTAGATCATCCAAGTGAATACCTCATTTCTGTATCGGGCCATATTGATGATTATGGAGGTCATGATGTTGTTCGGTCTCTCAAGCTCCATAGCAACAAGAAGACGTACGGACCATTTGGATCTGAAATAGGATTGCCTTTTGATCTCTCACATTCTGGTGGACGGATTGTCGGGTTTCATGGGAAATGTGGCAGCCATCTCCACTCCATCGGAGCCCATTTCGGGCCGATTTCTCACATGTATCCATTTGAAGTCGTGGGACCATTTGGTGGTGATAGTGGTGTGGACATTTGGGACGATGGAAAACACACAGATGTGAGGCAAATCATCTTAGGCTTCGATTCGGCAATTAAGTCCATCTCTATCTTATATGATGAACATGGACATCTAGTTGGTCCGTTCTCACATGGCCCAAGTGGAGGAGGCAAAACATATACG ATTAAACTTGACCATCCAAATGAGTACTTAACATCCATCTCGGGCTACACTGAAGAAGTTTCCGGACTCATCATTCTTCAGTCATTGACAATCCATACTAATAGAAGGGATCATGGACCGATCGGAACAGCTAATAAAGGGAGGCATTTTTCATTTCCATACACTGGCGGCAAAATTGTCGGGTTCCATGGGACCTGCGATGGCCCTCGTCTCGAGTCTATCGGAGCTTTTTATGAGCCGATTCCTCATACATATCCCGTTAAGGTTTTTGGGCCTTTTGGAGGCGAAGGCCAGAAATCCTGGGATTTGGTGGATTTAAAGGGGATTGATGTTCAGTACGCAGACTTCATCAAGTCTATTACTTTTGAAGTGGACGTCGCCGCCAGCACCGAACCGGAAACTAGTTATGGTGGAAATGGCGGGAAGAATAGTTTCAAG GTTAAACTGAGAAATGGAGAGTACATAACTTCCTTTGCTGGATATCTCAAGAATGCAAATGATAGAGGCACTCTAATCAACTCGCTCACATTTCAAACCAACAAAAGAATATTGGGACCCATTGGTAGTGAGGAAGGGGTGTACTTCTCCTTACCATCGGAAGCTGGGAAAGTTATCGGCTTTTTCGGGACAAGTGATGATTTTCTCGAATCTATTGGAGCACAAATCGAGCTATACTCTAACAAGCTCTATCCCTTTGAGTCTGTGGGGTTATTTGAGAGCTCGGATGCCCCATCTTGGGATGATGGCAATATGCATACCAATGTAAGGACAATCATAGTCGAATTTGAACCAAGTAAAATGTCATTTATTCGATCAATCACCTTTCAGTATGAAGAGGAGAATAGAGAATTACGGCAATCTAAGACACATGGAGGCATTGACGGAAACAAGTTCCATACAGTACGGAGCGTCGGCATCCATACG ATCAAAATACATGATCCAGATGAGTATTTGACTTCAATATCCGGGTATCTATATGAGTATGTTCCCCACAGCGGCATTCGGTCTCTCACGTTTCAAACTAACAAAAAGACAATCGGACCTATAGGTGATCAAATGGGATTGCATGATGGACGGTGTGATTGGGGATTCCACCTCTACTCTCCTGCAACGGGTGGCAAAATTGTTGGATTTTTTGGTTGGAGTGGTGAATATCTTGAAGCAATTGGAGCATATTTTGAACCCATCTCAAATCTCTACCCAATCAAATCGATCGGACCGTTTGGAGGCCTTGGCGGATGTGCTGGGGATGACGGGAAATTCAACGGTGTGAGGGAAATTGTGGTAATGCATGACGATGTTATCCGCTACATTATGTTTGTGTATGACAAGCAtggtgaacaattttgctcAGTTATGCATGGTAGCCACACCACAAAAGACAAGGCCAAGGTCACTAGG GTTATATTGGATTATCCACGGGAGTACTTGACATGTATCTCTGGTTACAAGCGAGAGGATGGTGACGATGATGTGGATAACACTATTGTTCAGTCGCTCACATTTCATAGTAATAGAGGAAGACACGGTCCCTTTGGCAAGGAGATGGGGAACTACTTTTGGTATCCGTCGACCGGAAGCAGAATCATCGGCTTTTATGGAACATGCGGTATGACTCTCAATGCCATAGGAGCGTACGCAGAGCCTATGCCACACCTGTATCCTTTTAAGACTATTGGACCCTTTGAAGGCTCTGGTGGTGGTCGTACTCAATGGGATGATGGAGTGCATACTGATGTGAGGGCATTTCATATTAGTTTTGGCGACGCAATTCGCTCCATCATGATTATGTACGATAACAATGGCTCCATCGTCCCATGCTCTCAACATGGCCAAGGAGATGGGCCTCTAGACACCTGG GTCAATTTAGATTATCCCAAAGAGCGTCTAGTTTCAATATCCGGTTGCATGAACGGGAATAGAAACACTCCGCAAGCACAAATTATCATACACAACCTGAGCATACATACCACGAAAACTACTTACGGGCCATTTGGATCAAAGGACTCTCTTGGAAGGTCAACGGGATTTCGTATTCCACCGGCATCAAATGGTGGCAGGATTGTTGGCTTTTTCGGAAGTGCGGGATCACATCTTAATTCTATCGGAGCGCGCTTGGAATCATATTAG
- the LOC115732095 gene encoding jacalin-related lectin 4-like, which yields MFQPFSDSLTQSRTVPMGIEEIERRISSSASIHQWKYDVFVSFRGKDIRKTFAAHLFYALKQAGIYYFWDNEKVETGIFIEPKLLDAIRHSRVALVVFTTNYADSRWCLNELVEVLECNRRFRDHQGHVVLPIFYDVEPGDIRRQSGRFGDGFERCLATHTDDLLVQKWRDALKEAGNLSGWHLNNDANGDQSNFIEQIVGHLYRISPTRISPYFVKNAIGVDSFVEDVISLLEIGSEDDVRVVGIWGMKGIGKTTLAKVVCDRVFREFEGVSLLENVGDANQDTLLLLQKKLLHDILKVQGLELFDLNSNINEIKTKLCRKRILLVLDNITKKDQIDYFGAGDREWFRNGSRIVITTRDEQLLEDLKVDNKYMLPGLTHKESLQLLSRHAFRKDHPQEGYGELSESLVHYTGGLPIALKRFGSFLSKKRKNQWHEILEKLVRDPHLDSVGLPLEPFSSVLPFQSLGPYGGHGGRPYDDKTYTDVRRITLVVTSVIESFYIEYDQNGSLVRSPIHGGPAEGKICTVKLDYPNEFLTSVSGYIRENEGPVVIQSLIFHSNRRTYGPFGNGRGRFFSFPPVAGKIIGFFGRCGIFVDSIGAYLLPISHSYPFEVVGPFGNCNYEDRWDDDKHIDVREIELVSGSAIESITVTYEQGCSFAHGIASGGGTTNKINLDWLIEYLTSVSGYITSDCGSTIIHSLTFQSNKRTYGPFGTETGRKFSFPATGGKIIGFYGSSGSHLESLGAYFEPISHLYPVEFIGPFGGQGGHRWDDGKFKGVKTIKMMLEDVVKCISFEYDDNGESLWSPTHGHSVNGDIHTVNLDYPREFLTSMSGYTRHDNSVIQSLTFESNIRRHGPFGKEEGSFFSCALTCNKIIGFHGRSGIQLDALGVYSEPVSDLHLLRSIGPFGGQGGSPWDDGESTGVRGIIVRAGLAIDSITVEYDKNGSVVLGPKRGEDGGHLAPEIKLDYPREYLTSFSGHSGICCGHIVVRSLTFQSNERTFGPFGEEIGKYFSFPSTGKKIVGFHGRCGSWIDSLGAHFET from the exons ATGTTTCAGCCTTTTTCAGATTCTCTCACTCAATCACGCACTGTCCCCATGGGAATCGAAGAGATCGAGCGACGCATTTCGTCTTCAGCTTCGATCCATCAATGGAAGTATGACGTGTTCGTTAGCTTCAGGGGCAAAGACATAAGGAAGACCTTCGCGGCCCACCTCTTCTATGCGCTGAAGCAGGCGGGGATCTACTACTTCTGGGACAATGAGAAAGTGGAGACCGGGATTTTCATCGAGCCCAAGCTGCTCGACGCGATTCGCCATTCTAGGGTCGCCCTCGTCGTGTTCACCACCAATTACGCCGACTCGCGGTGGTGCTTGAACGAGCTGGTGGAGGTCCTGGAGTGCAACAGGAGGTTCAGAGATCATCAGGGTCACGTCGTTCTGCCCATTTTCTATGATGTTGAGCCAGGGGACATTCGGAGACAGAGCGGACGATTCGGGGATGGTTTCGAAAGGTGTTTGGCCACCCACACGGACGATTTGCTGGTGCAGAAGTGGAGGGATGCGCTTAAAGAAGCTGGGAATTTGTCAGGATGGCACTTGAATAATGATGCTAACGG GGATCAATCAAACTTCATCGAGCAAATTGTAGGACATCTCTATAGGATCAGTCCTACACGAATCTCCCCCTATTTTGTCAAAAATGCGATTGGGGTAGATTCCTTTGTAGAGGACGTGATATCGTTGCTGGAAATTGGGTCAGAGGATGATGTCCGTGTCGTTGGAATATGGGGAATGAAAGGGATTGGTAAGACTACGTTGGCCAAAGTCGTCTGCGATCGTGTTTTTAGGGAATTTGAAGGTGTTAGCTTACTCGAAAACGTGGGAGATGCAAACCAAGATACTCTTTTACTTCTTCAGAAGAAACTTCTCCATGATATTCTGAAGGTACAAGGTCtagaattgtttgatcttaacAGCAACATCAACGAGATAAAAACTAAGCTCTGTCGGAAAAGGATCCTTCTAGTTCTCGATAACATCACTAAGAAGGACCAAATTGACTATTTCGGCGCTGGAGATCGAGAATGGTTCCGAAATGGGAGTAGAATTGTGATAACCACAAGAGATGAGCAGCTTCTGGAAGATCTCAAAGTAGATAACAAGTACATGCTCCCAGGATTGACTCATAAAGAATCGCTCCAACTCTTGAGTCGCCATGCCTTCCGCAAAGACCATCCTCAAGAAGGCTATGGAGAGTTGTCGGAGAGTCTTGTCCACTACACTGGTGGACTTCCAATAGCTCTTAAAAGATTTGGTTCCTTCCTCtctaagaagagaaaaaatcagTGGCATGAAATATTGGAGAAGTTGGTGAGAGACCCTCATCTTGATTCAGTTGGATTACCTTTAGAACCGTTCTCCTCTGTTCTTCCCTTTCAATCCCTAGGGCCATATGGAGGTCATGGTGGGCGTCCTTATGATGATAAAACATACACCGATGTTAGAAGGATTACTCTAGTTGTAACATCAGTGATTGAGTCCTTTTATATTGAGTATGATCAGAATGGGAGTTTGGTCCGCTCGCCAATTCATGGTGGACCTGCGGAAGGCAAAATATGCACG GTAAAATTAGATTATCCAAATGAGTTCTTGACATCAGTGTCGGGCTATATCAGAGAGAATGAGGGACCTGTCGTCATTCAATCACTTATCTTCCACAGCAACAGGAGAACATATGGTCCATTTGGCAATGGGAGAGGGAGATTCTTCAGTTTTCCACCGGTTGCTGGGAAGATCATTGGATTTTTTGGGAGGTGTGGTATTTTTGTTGATTCCATAGGAGCATATCTTCTACCGATCTCTCATTCATATCCATTCGAAGTCGTAGGCCCATTTGGAAACTGTAATTATGAAGACCGGTGGGACGACGACAAGCATATAGATGTTAGAGAAATTGAACTTGTTTCTGGTTCTGCAATTGAGTCGATTACTGTTACTTATGAGCAAGGTTGTTCTTTTGCACATGGTATAGCAAGTGGTGGAGGCACAACGAACAAG ATAAATCTGGACTGGTTAATCGAGTATTTAACTTCAGTTTCGGGCTATATTACGAGTGATTGTGGCTCTACTATCATCCATTCACTCACGTTTCAAAGCAATAAAAGAACATACGGACCATTCGGCACTGAAACCGGAAGGAAGTTTTCATTTCCAGCCACTGGAggaaaaatcattggattttaTGGGAGTTCTGGTTCCCATCTTGAATCTCTTGGAGCGTATTTTGAACCAATCTCTCATCTATATCCAGTCGAGTTTATTGGACCATTTGGAGGCCAAGGTGGACACCGTTGGGACGATGGAAAATTTAAGGGTGTAAAGACAATAAAGATGATGTTGGAAGATGTTGTCAAATGCATCTCCTTTGAGTATGACGATAACGGCGAGTCTCTTTGGTCCCCTACGCATGGTCACAGTGTCAACGGAGATATCCATACG GTTAACTTGGACTACCCTCGTGAGTTCTTGACCTCAATGTCAGGTTACACCAGACATGATAATTCTGTCATTCAATCACTCACGTTCGAAAGCAATATAAGAAGGCATGGACCCTTTGGTAAGGAAGAAGGGAGCTTCTTTAGCTGTGCATTAACATGCAACAAGATCATAGGCTTCCACGGAAGGTCTGGCATCCAACTTGATGCGCTAGGAGTCTACTCTGAACCAGTTTCTGATCTCCATCTCTTGAGATCCATTGGGCCATTTGGAGGACAAGGTGGCAGTCCATGGGACGATGGAGAGAGCACGGGTGTGAGGGGAATAATTGTAAGAGCTGGATTAGCTATTGATTCCATTACTGTTGAGTATGACAAGAATGGGTCTGTGGTTCTGGGCCCTAAACGTGGTGAAGATGGAGGGCATCTAGCACCCGAG ATTAAACTCGACTATCCTCGAGAGTACTTGACTTCATTTTCTGGTCACTCTGGAATTTGTTGCGGGCATATTGTTGTTCGTTCCCTCACATTTCAGAGCAATGAAAGAACTTTCGGGCCATTCGGCGAAGAGATTGGgaagtacttttcttttccatcaaCCGGTAAAAAGATCGTCGGGTTTCATGGGAGGTGCGGATCATGGATTGATTCACTTGGAGCCCATTTTGAGACTTAA